One window of the Tetragenococcus koreensis genome contains the following:
- a CDS encoding PhoH family protein — protein sequence MDLLLGTHDKHVKLIEDATKTTIRARGEIIQIQGSQAQVEVAISVFQSLQELIHRGIQFATPDVVSALNLANQGELSSFIEMYEKEIIKDHNGKPIRPKNLGQKRYIDAINKHDVTFGIGPAGTGKTFLAVVLAIAALKKGTVKRIILTRPAIEAGESLGFLPGDLKEKVDPYLRPVYDALYQIFGVEHTNRLMERGVIEIAPLAYMRGRTLDDAFVILDEAQNTTVAQMKMFLTRLGFHSKMIVNGDISQIDLPKGATSGLVDAQKTLNNIKNIAFVNFDASDVVRHPVVAQIIEAYDKK from the coding sequence ATGGATCTACTTTTAGGGACACACGATAAACATGTCAAACTAATCGAAGATGCAACAAAAACGACAATTCGTGCCCGCGGAGAAATCATTCAAATCCAAGGAAGCCAAGCCCAGGTTGAAGTGGCTATTTCTGTATTTCAATCTTTACAAGAATTAATCCATCGAGGAATCCAATTCGCTACACCTGACGTGGTTTCTGCCTTGAATTTAGCCAATCAAGGGGAGCTGTCCTCCTTTATTGAAATGTACGAAAAAGAAATTATTAAAGACCACAATGGAAAACCCATTCGTCCTAAAAATTTAGGGCAAAAACGATACATCGACGCCATAAATAAACACGATGTTACATTTGGTATTGGTCCAGCTGGAACGGGTAAAACGTTTTTAGCTGTTGTTTTAGCAATTGCTGCATTAAAAAAAGGTACGGTTAAACGTATTATCTTGACTAGACCGGCGATTGAAGCAGGAGAAAGTTTAGGCTTTTTGCCAGGGGATTTAAAAGAAAAAGTAGACCCCTATTTGCGTCCGGTATATGATGCTCTTTATCAAATTTTTGGTGTGGAACATACGAACCGTTTAATGGAGCGTGGTGTGATTGAGATTGCGCCTTTAGCTTACATGCGAGGACGTACGTTAGATGATGCCTTTGTTATTTTAGACGAAGCGCAGAATACGACGGTTGCGCAAATGAAAATGTTTTTGACGCGTCTTGGCTTTCATTCGAAAATGATTGTTAATGGTGATATCAGTCAAATTGATTTACCTAAAGGGGCAACAAGTGGCTTAGTAGATGCGCAAAAAACGTTAAACAACATCAAAAACATTGCTTTTGTCAATTTTGACGCAAGCGATGTGGTAAGACATCCTGTTGTAGCCCAAATTATTGAAGCTTATGATAAAAAATAA
- a CDS encoding GatB/YqeY domain-containing protein, translated as MTLLTKLNDDMKAAMKNKDKESLQVIRMLKASLQNEKINLGRDLTEEEELTIISREMKQRRDSLAEFEKVGRDDLAEKTKSEIAIVENYLPAQLTEEEIRQIVSEAIEQTGASSPKEFGKVMGVVMPQVKGKADGNQVNAVVKELLNQK; from the coding sequence GTGACACTGCTTACGAAGTTAAACGACGATATGAAAGCTGCTATGAAGAACAAGGATAAAGAGTCTTTGCAAGTCATTCGCATGCTCAAAGCATCGTTGCAAAATGAAAAGATTAACTTAGGACGTGACTTGACCGAGGAGGAAGAATTAACGATTATTTCGCGTGAGATGAAACAACGTCGTGATTCTTTAGCCGAATTTGAGAAAGTTGGTCGTGACGATTTAGCTGAAAAAACGAAAAGTGAAATTGCAATCGTTGAAAACTATTTGCCTGCTCAATTGACAGAAGAAGAAATTCGGCAAATTGTCAGTGAGGCAATTGAACAAACAGGCGCTAGCTCGCCCAAAGAATTTGGGAAAGTGATGGGCGTGGTAATGCCTCAAGTAAAAGGTAAAGCAGATGGCAATCAAGTCAATGCAGTCGTCAAAGAGTTATTAAATCAAAAATAA
- the rpsU gene encoding 30S ribosomal protein S21, which translates to MSKTVVHKNESLDDALRRFKRSVSKAGTLQESRKREFYEKPSVKRKKKSEAARKRKKY; encoded by the coding sequence ATGTCAAAAACAGTCGTTCATAAAAATGAATCTCTTGATGATGCTCTTCGTCGCTTCAAACGTTCCGTTTCAAAAGCAGGTACATTGCAAGAATCTCGGAAACGTGAATTCTACGAAAAACCAAGCGTGAAACGTAAGAAAAAATCTGAAGCAGCTAGAAAACGTAAAAAATATTAA
- a CDS encoding osmoprotectant ABC transporter substrate-binding protein, with protein sequence MKKGKSIFLLFCCFMFLTGCSLPGLPSNKDSEVISITGGVTTESQILASLASGMIEHYTDYQTSIINNLGTAQIDQQALLNGDADVSTARYTGTDIITILQMDAIKDPEKAFDVSKKEVMSRYNQYRFPSYGFDNTFVFLVRQDTAEEYNLEKVSDLEEISDQVTVGTDRPWITRAGDGYPGFIQEYGFEFDEMLPMQIGLVYDAVAAHRVDVVLGYSTDGRIASNNLVMLEDDQQFFPPYDATMVANQSFLEQYPETKGVLDKLVGTIDTETMQELNYESDNNLVEPSIVAEQFLTENNYLKDQ encoded by the coding sequence ATGAAAAAGGGGAAAAGTATCTTCTTATTGTTCTGTTGTTTTATGTTTTTGACTGGTTGCTCTTTACCGGGGCTACCTTCAAATAAAGATTCCGAGGTCATCTCTATTACGGGCGGCGTTACAACCGAATCGCAGATTTTAGCTAGTCTTGCTAGTGGTATGATTGAGCATTACACTGATTACCAGACTAGTATTATTAATAATTTGGGCACGGCACAAATTGACCAGCAAGCCTTACTCAATGGAGACGCCGATGTTTCTACAGCTAGATATACCGGTACTGACATCATCACCATTTTGCAAATGGATGCTATTAAAGATCCAGAAAAGGCTTTTGATGTATCCAAAAAAGAAGTCATGTCTCGCTATAATCAATATCGCTTTCCTTCCTATGGATTTGACAATACCTTTGTCTTTTTAGTACGGCAAGATACAGCTGAAGAATACAATTTAGAAAAAGTTAGCGATTTAGAGGAAATTTCTGATCAGGTGACTGTTGGAACAGATCGCCCTTGGATCACGCGAGCCGGAGATGGTTATCCAGGTTTTATTCAAGAATATGGCTTTGAATTTGATGAAATGCTGCCGATGCAAATTGGGCTTGTTTACGATGCAGTAGCCGCTCACCGCGTAGATGTTGTCTTGGGTTATTCGACAGATGGACGGATTGCTAGCAATAATTTGGTCATGTTGGAAGATGATCAGCAGTTTTTCCCACCATATGATGCGACAATGGTTGCAAATCAAAGCTTTTTAGAACAATATCCTGAAACCAAAGGTGTTTTAGATAAATTAGTAGGTACGATCGATACAGAAACCATGCAGGAATTAAATTATGAGTCCGATAATAATTTAGTTGAACCTTCTATCGTTGCTGAACAATTTTTAACAGAAAACAATTATTTAAAAGATCAATAA
- a CDS encoding HlyC/CorC family transporter: MDSSQISSIILFLICLLFSAYFSSSETAFTSLSTIRLKNEAKDGDKRAEEAMKLQEKFGPLLSTVLIGNNLVNIASSAIATVFFVNLFPRYGATISTIATTILLLLFSEVAPKLLAKLAPERVAKFSAPTLRFLMFLFKPLVWLLSQWQRFVKNLVPVEATQSISEEELLSLVDEARVEGSIETEEHRLVKAAIEFDDVDVSSILTPRVDVVGINIEDSDEKIEHVFGQNTYSRLIVYEETVDNVVGVLHEKNFHRYLRAKEENRSKVSTIESLLSEVLSVPPTIKLADLLKMMQRDKNHMAIVVDEYGGMLGIATMEDALEELVGEIWDETDVVQKDVEVIEEGKAYRIKGTYSLDKFFNLFDINNDYEWLSNTVSGFVIEQLERVPETNDSFTFDNLYVTVTNAQKRRVNEVLVEKIDSAENS; encoded by the coding sequence ATGGATTCTAGTCAAATATCAAGCATCATTTTATTTTTGATTTGTTTACTTTTTTCTGCGTATTTTTCATCTTCAGAAACAGCTTTTACTTCATTAAGTACTATTCGCTTAAAAAATGAAGCCAAAGATGGTGATAAAAGAGCAGAAGAAGCAATGAAATTACAGGAGAAGTTTGGCCCATTATTATCAACTGTTTTAATTGGGAACAACTTAGTAAACATTGCTAGTTCTGCTATTGCGACGGTCTTTTTTGTCAACCTTTTTCCTAGGTATGGAGCAACAATCTCTACAATTGCTACCACTATACTTTTATTACTATTTAGTGAAGTTGCGCCTAAATTATTAGCAAAATTAGCGCCAGAACGAGTGGCTAAATTTTCAGCGCCTACTCTAAGGTTTCTGATGTTTCTATTTAAACCGCTTGTTTGGTTGTTAAGTCAGTGGCAACGTTTTGTTAAAAATCTGGTCCCAGTTGAGGCTACTCAATCTATTAGTGAAGAAGAACTGCTTTCTTTAGTAGATGAAGCGAGAGTTGAAGGAAGTATTGAAACTGAGGAGCATCGATTAGTTAAAGCAGCCATTGAATTTGATGACGTTGACGTTTCTTCTATCTTAACACCACGAGTAGATGTTGTGGGTATCAATATTGAAGATTCTGATGAAAAAATTGAACATGTTTTTGGACAAAATACTTATTCTCGTCTCATTGTCTACGAAGAAACGGTAGATAATGTGGTCGGAGTTTTACATGAAAAAAATTTCCATCGATATTTACGAGCAAAAGAGGAGAATCGCTCGAAAGTTTCTACTATTGAAAGTTTACTTTCTGAAGTGTTGTCTGTTCCTCCAACGATCAAGTTAGCAGATTTATTGAAAATGATGCAGCGTGATAAAAACCATATGGCTATTGTAGTGGATGAATACGGAGGAATGCTAGGTATTGCTACTATGGAAGATGCTTTAGAAGAACTTGTTGGAGAAATTTGGGATGAAACCGACGTTGTTCAAAAAGATGTAGAAGTGATTGAAGAAGGAAAAGCTTATAGAATCAAAGGAACCTATTCATTGGATAAGTTTTTTAACCTATTTGATATCAATAACGATTATGAATGGCTTTCTAATACTGTGAGTGGTTTTGTTATTGAACAGTTAGAAAGAGTTCCGGAAACAAACGATTCGTTTACTTTTGATAACTTGTATGTCACAGTGACTAATGCTCAGAAACGACGTGTAAATGAGGTTTTAGTCGAAAAAATTGATTCCGCTGAAAATAGCTAA
- a CDS encoding osmoprotectant ABC transporter substrate-binding protein, whose translation MKKGKRAFLLLFCFIFLSGFSLPGLPSNKDSDVISIAGSITTESQILSSIVSGMIEHYTDQPTSVINNLGTAQISHRALINGDADIAAARYTGTDVTTILQMDAIKEPEKTFDVTKKEFKSRYDQVRFPSYGFDNTFAFMVRQDTADKYDLEKVSDLEEISDQLTVGTDRPWLTREGDGYPGFIQEYGFEFNQMLPMQIGLVYDAVAAGSVDVVLGYSTDGRVASNNLVMLEDDRQFFPPYDATIIANQEFLDQYPEAEDILDKLVGAIDTETMQELNYQADNNLVEPSIVAEQFLEDNDYFEDQ comes from the coding sequence ATGAAAAAAGGAAAAAGAGCCTTTTTATTGTTGTTTTGTTTCATATTTTTGTCGGGTTTTTCTTTACCAGGTTTGCCTTCGAATAAAGATTCTGATGTTATTTCAATCGCAGGCAGCATTACAACCGAATCACAAATTTTATCTAGCATTGTAAGCGGCATGATCGAACACTACACAGATCAACCAACCAGCGTTATTAACAATTTGGGCACCGCCCAGATTAGTCATCGAGCTTTAATAAATGGCGATGCTGATATTGCAGCAGCTAGATATACCGGAACTGATGTTACTACGATTTTGCAAATGGATGCCATTAAGGAGCCGGAAAAAACTTTTGACGTGACCAAAAAAGAATTTAAATCACGCTATGATCAAGTTCGTTTTCCTTCTTATGGTTTTGACAACACTTTTGCTTTTATGGTTCGACAAGATACAGCAGATAAGTATGATTTGGAAAAAGTCAGTGATCTAGAAGAAATTTCTGATCAATTAACCGTAGGTACGGACCGCCCCTGGTTAACACGAGAAGGCGATGGCTACCCAGGCTTTATTCAAGAGTACGGTTTTGAATTTAACCAAATGTTGCCGATGCAGATCGGTTTAGTTTATGACGCAGTAGCTGCAGGCAGTGTAGATGTGGTGTTAGGCTACTCTACTGACGGACGTGTTGCTAGTAACAATCTGGTCATGTTAGAAGATGATCGGCAGTTTTTCCCGCCTTATGATGCGACCATTATTGCCAATCAAGAATTTCTAGATCAATATCCCGAAGCCGAAGATATCTTGGACAAATTAGTCGGCGCGATCGATACAGAAACTATGCAAGAATTAAACTACCAAGCAGATAACAATTTGGTTGAGCCTTCTATTGTTGCTGAGCAATTTTTAGAAGACAATGACTATTTCGAAGATCAATAA
- a CDS encoding Fur family transcriptional regulator, with translation MENQTMVKEAVHQMKDYGFKYTKKREAIISYLAQNNRYVAAKELHDFLNQKYSGISYDTIYRNLRDFSTIGILEDTELDGEMKFRFNCSLQGAEHHHHHFICTVCGKTKELTTCPMDFFQDQLPGCTIEDHRFEIFGHCENCQKIA, from the coding sequence ATGGAAAATCAAACTATGGTTAAAGAAGCCGTGCACCAAATGAAGGATTACGGTTTTAAGTATACAAAAAAAAGAGAAGCGATTATTTCCTATTTGGCACAAAACAATCGCTATGTTGCGGCAAAAGAATTACATGATTTTTTAAATCAGAAATACTCTGGTATTAGTTATGATACGATTTACCGTAACCTACGTGATTTTTCGACCATTGGCATTTTAGAAGACACTGAACTAGATGGTGAAATGAAGTTTCGCTTTAACTGTTCACTCCAAGGAGCCGAACATCATCATCACCATTTTATATGTACGGTATGTGGTAAGACAAAAGAATTAACGACTTGTCCCATGGACTTTTTCCAAGATCAATTACCTGGATGTACGATTGAAGACCATCGCTTTGAAATTTTTGGCCACTGTGAAAACTGTCAAAAAATTGCTTAA
- a CDS encoding pyruvate, water dikinase regulatory protein translates to MTEESNKTNVTIFVISDSAGETASKLAQATMAQYPAVEFVLIRRTFITTDKSLLKALNDAKNYNAIILHTLINKHLVEITHQFCQEHQLYQFDILTPPVEEVTNRTGVEPSNEPGAMHHLDENYFRRIKAMEFTVKYDDGKDPRGFLEADIVLLGVSRTSKTPLSLFLANKNLKVANLPIVPQAHIPKQLWEINPNKIVGLTNDPEVLNTIRKERMIAYGLSPDSAYSDIDKIKEELAFAKDLYDQLGCIIINVASLSIEETASMVMNELGLEDHGYYGSEGEINDI, encoded by the coding sequence ATGACAGAAGAAAGCAATAAAACGAACGTAACTATATTTGTAATTTCTGATTCTGCCGGAGAAACTGCCTCAAAATTAGCCCAAGCTACTATGGCGCAATATCCTGCAGTCGAGTTCGTCTTAATCAGACGTACGTTCATTACCACAGATAAATCATTACTTAAAGCTTTAAATGATGCAAAAAACTATAATGCAATCATCTTGCATACACTAATTAATAAACATTTGGTAGAAATTACTCACCAGTTTTGCCAAGAACATCAGCTTTATCAGTTCGATATCTTGACGCCGCCGGTTGAAGAAGTTACTAACAGAACGGGAGTAGAACCTTCAAACGAACCAGGTGCGATGCATCACTTAGATGAGAATTACTTTAGACGCATTAAAGCGATGGAATTTACCGTTAAGTATGATGATGGAAAAGATCCACGAGGATTTTTAGAAGCCGATATTGTATTGTTGGGTGTATCACGTACTTCCAAAACACCCTTAAGTTTGTTTTTAGCTAATAAAAACTTAAAAGTTGCCAACTTACCGATTGTTCCGCAAGCTCATATTCCTAAACAACTTTGGGAAATTAATCCCAATAAAATCGTGGGTTTAACAAACGACCCAGAAGTGCTTAATACCATTCGTAAGGAACGGATGATTGCCTATGGACTGAGTCCAGATTCTGCCTATTCAGATATCGATAAGATCAAAGAAGAACTCGCATTTGCTAAAGATCTTTATGATCAGCTGGGTTGTATTATCATTAATGTCGCTTCATTATCCATTGAAGAAACGGCTTCAATGGTCATGAACGAATTAGGCTTGGAAGATCATGGGTATTACGGCTCAGAAGGCGAAATTAACGATATTTAA
- the thrB gene encoding homoserine kinase codes for MKICVPATSANLGPGFDSCGVALSSYLTIEIIEEDTKWTVDHELGDAIPHDEQNLLIQTAQQVAPGLKPQHLKMTSSIPIARGLGSSSSIIVAGIELANRLENLNLTERQKIEIATSIEGHPDNCAPAICGDFVVASYFFNQNKPTIHYVKHYFPECQIIAYIPHSQVLTKESRSVLPETLSFEEAVKASSIANVMIAAVLNGDLRLAGKMMEQDRWHEAYRQEFVPHLATIREIVKRNEGYAAFLSGAGPTVLILTSEEKSDLITFELEQMEGSAQIEQLSVDREGVQVF; via the coding sequence ATGAAAATCTGTGTGCCAGCTACAAGCGCTAACTTAGGTCCAGGCTTTGATTCTTGCGGTGTTGCCTTATCAAGTTATTTAACAATAGAAATTATAGAAGAAGATACCAAATGGACAGTGGACCATGAGTTAGGGGATGCAATCCCTCATGATGAACAAAATCTGCTTATACAAACAGCTCAACAAGTTGCTCCTGGGCTAAAACCTCAGCATTTAAAAATGACGTCTTCTATTCCAATTGCGCGTGGATTAGGCAGCAGTTCTTCGATAATTGTTGCAGGGATTGAACTAGCAAATCGGTTGGAAAACTTAAACTTGACTGAAAGACAAAAAATTGAAATTGCTACTTCGATTGAAGGGCATCCTGATAATTGTGCCCCGGCTATTTGTGGAGATTTTGTGGTTGCCAGTTACTTTTTTAATCAAAATAAACCGACCATTCATTATGTAAAGCACTATTTTCCTGAATGCCAGATTATTGCTTATATTCCTCATTCACAAGTATTAACAAAAGAAAGCCGCAGCGTATTGCCTGAGACACTTTCCTTTGAAGAAGCAGTCAAAGCGAGTTCGATTGCTAATGTGATGATTGCAGCCGTTTTAAATGGTGATTTGCGTCTTGCTGGAAAAATGATGGAGCAAGATCGTTGGCATGAAGCTTATCGTCAAGAATTTGTACCACATTTAGCCACGATCCGAGAAATTGTCAAACGAAATGAGGGTTATGCTGCATTTCTCAGTGGAGCAGGACCGACTGTTTTGATTTTAACTAGTGAAGAAAAATCGGACTTAATTACATTTGAATTAGAGCAAATGGAAGGATCTGCTCAGATCGAACAGCTATCGGTGGACCGTGAGGGCGTTCAGGTATTTTAA
- a CDS encoding homoserine dehydrogenase — translation MDKEVKIAVLGLGVVANGLVENLTAAKEKIKQQTGLTFSIAKVLVRSKENKKKQAEKHQLVLTTEFDEILEDSDIAIVVELIGGIHPAKEWIAQALQHKKHVVTANKDLIAQFGNELTAIAEENNVSLFYEASVAGGIPILQTLNSSFIADEITEIQGILNGTTNFMLTQMTEAEISYDEVLKTAQSAGFAESDPTNDVDGWDAAYKLMILVRLAFSKDLSLNDVQIKGIREITQTDIFYAQKFGYQIKLLAQAEKVSGEIYAAVSPVLISQTHPLALVKNEMNAVFIESEAIGSSMLYGPGAGASPTAASVVTDILKIAQNMIDSSQALQMSTSDLPSCKIHEEMTSSYYLLLSDCKVDLPAFLEKQQITPVFFKQQPKNTGAAFITNQLTVEQKNSLLEQLQQVSHIKQILSVWGK, via the coding sequence ATGGATAAAGAAGTAAAGATCGCTGTCTTAGGTTTAGGTGTTGTGGCCAACGGTCTTGTTGAAAACTTAACAGCTGCCAAAGAAAAAATTAAGCAACAGACAGGTTTAACCTTTTCGATTGCAAAAGTATTGGTACGTTCCAAGGAAAATAAAAAAAAGCAAGCTGAAAAACACCAACTTGTATTAACAACTGAATTTGATGAAATTCTAGAGGATTCTGATATTGCTATTGTGGTGGAATTAATCGGCGGTATTCATCCTGCTAAGGAATGGATTGCCCAAGCGCTACAGCATAAAAAACATGTCGTTACAGCCAATAAAGATTTAATTGCACAATTTGGCAATGAACTAACGGCTATTGCAGAAGAAAATAATGTTTCGTTGTTTTATGAAGCAAGCGTTGCCGGTGGCATTCCGATTTTACAAACATTAAATAGCAGTTTTATCGCAGATGAAATTACCGAAATACAAGGGATTTTAAATGGCACAACTAATTTCATGCTGACTCAGATGACAGAAGCAGAAATTTCTTATGATGAGGTTTTAAAAACTGCTCAATCTGCAGGTTTTGCCGAATCAGACCCTACCAATGACGTCGATGGTTGGGATGCTGCTTATAAATTAATGATTTTAGTTCGATTAGCATTTAGTAAAGACCTGTCATTAAATGATGTTCAAATTAAAGGAATACGTGAAATCACACAAACGGATATTTTTTACGCCCAAAAATTTGGATACCAGATCAAACTACTTGCCCAAGCAGAAAAAGTCTCTGGAGAAATTTATGCTGCAGTATCGCCAGTTCTTATTTCCCAGACTCATCCGCTAGCGTTGGTCAAAAACGAAATGAATGCTGTATTTATTGAAAGTGAGGCCATCGGAAGTTCAATGCTCTATGGGCCTGGCGCTGGAGCATCGCCGACTGCTGCAAGTGTTGTGACCGATATTTTAAAAATTGCCCAAAACATGATAGATAGTTCGCAAGCACTACAAATGAGTACGTCTGATTTACCAAGCTGTAAAATCCATGAAGAAATGACGTCTAGCTATTATCTCTTACTTTCTGATTGTAAGGTTGATTTACCGGCATTTTTAGAAAAACAACAAATCACGCCGGTGTTTTTTAAACAACAACCAAAAAACACAGGGGCCGCTTTCATTACAAATCAGTTAACAGTAGAGCAAAAGAACTCGTTGCTGGAACAATTGCAACAAGTGAGTCATATCAAACAAATATTAAGTGTTTGGGGGAAATAG
- a CDS encoding ArsR/SmtB family transcription factor: MAKTPIQDIEHVSQIFKVLSDVTRLKIVLAIKEGEKNVTAIAQEVDMEQSAVSHQLKLLRDNRVVKTKRQGKAILYSVDDAHILDILEQTFRHVQHR; encoded by the coding sequence ATGGCTAAAACACCAATTCAAGATATTGAACATGTCAGCCAAATTTTTAAAGTACTGAGTGACGTGACGCGTTTAAAGATCGTACTGGCAATAAAAGAAGGAGAAAAAAACGTGACAGCTATTGCTCAGGAAGTGGATATGGAACAATCTGCTGTTTCTCATCAATTAAAATTATTGCGTGATAATCGTGTAGTAAAAACTAAAAGACAGGGAAAAGCAATACTGTATAGCGTTGATGATGCCCATATTTTAGATATTTTAGAACAAACCTTTAGGCACGTTCAGCACCGCTAA
- a CDS encoding phospho-sugar mutase, producing the protein MSWKEIYEQWANDDSLDNHLKEQLAELKGKETELEDAFYAPLEFGTAGMRGVLGPGINRMNIYTVRQATEGLANFMVKQGFDAARRGVAIAYDSRHLSQEFALEAAKTLAYHNIPAYVFESLRPTPELSFAVRYLGTFTGIMITASHNPPEYNGYKVYGEDGGQMPPADADLVTALIREVDNPLTIPVMSETAAKDEGLVTMIGEEVDQAYLAELSTVTIDQDVIDQMGDQLKLVYTPLHGTGKMLGEKALRQAGFKEFILEPEQAVADPDFSTVKSPNPEETSAFEYAMRLGKKENADLLIATDPDADRLGAAVRMPNGEYKVLTGNQIGALFIRYILEARKKTNALPENAMILKSIVSSELATAIAQSYGVPVTNVLTGFKFIAEKIKEFEIDNSHTFIFGFEESYGFLVQPFVRDKDAIQALVLLAEVAAAYKKQGKTLYDALQEIFAEYGYYAEKTISLTKAGQEGSAQIAALMKSFREQTPTEFAGIKVVQTEDFQQLIRKNAAGDTEKIASPPSDVLKYTLEDESWLAIRPSGTEPKIKFYIGVKADSDERAEQKIELLQAAINEITEN; encoded by the coding sequence ATGTCCTGGAAGGAAATTTATGAACAATGGGCAAATGATGATTCGCTGGATAACCATTTAAAAGAACAGCTAGCCGAGCTAAAGGGAAAAGAAACAGAGTTAGAAGATGCTTTTTATGCACCGCTTGAATTTGGTACCGCAGGGATGCGTGGCGTTTTAGGGCCAGGTATTAATCGAATGAATATTTATACCGTTCGCCAAGCAACGGAAGGCTTAGCAAACTTTATGGTTAAACAAGGGTTTGATGCCGCAAGAAGAGGTGTAGCGATTGCTTATGATTCGCGCCATCTTTCTCAAGAGTTTGCGCTAGAAGCAGCTAAAACATTAGCTTATCATAATATTCCCGCTTATGTTTTTGAAAGTTTACGACCTACACCAGAGTTATCTTTTGCTGTTCGTTACTTAGGAACATTTACCGGTATCATGATTACAGCTTCTCACAATCCGCCAGAATATAATGGTTATAAAGTATACGGTGAAGATGGCGGGCAAATGCCACCAGCGGATGCTGATCTTGTGACAGCCTTAATCCGCGAAGTGGACAATCCTTTAACCATTCCTGTGATGTCAGAAACAGCGGCTAAAGATGAAGGCCTTGTTACAATGATTGGTGAAGAAGTCGACCAGGCTTATTTAGCAGAATTAAGTACGGTAACCATTGATCAAGATGTGATCGATCAAATGGGAGATCAATTAAAATTAGTTTACACACCTTTGCATGGTACTGGAAAAATGCTAGGCGAAAAAGCTTTACGCCAAGCAGGTTTTAAAGAATTTATTTTAGAACCAGAACAAGCGGTAGCTGATCCTGATTTTTCAACAGTGAAATCGCCCAACCCAGAGGAAACTTCAGCATTTGAATATGCGATGCGTTTAGGAAAAAAAGAAAATGCGGATCTGTTAATTGCGACCGACCCTGATGCCGATCGTTTAGGGGCTGCAGTGCGGATGCCAAATGGTGAATATAAAGTACTTACCGGTAACCAAATCGGCGCTTTGTTTATTCGCTATATCTTAGAAGCTCGTAAAAAAACCAACGCTCTGCCAGAAAATGCAATGATCTTAAAATCAATTGTTTCGAGTGAACTGGCTACAGCAATTGCCCAAAGTTATGGTGTTCCTGTTACTAATGTACTAACGGGATTTAAATTTATTGCTGAAAAAATCAAAGAATTTGAAATTGACAATAGTCATACTTTTATCTTTGGCTTTGAAGAAAGCTATGGTTTCTTAGTTCAACCTTTTGTACGCGATAAAGATGCCATTCAAGCACTTGTTCTACTAGCAGAAGTTGCTGCTGCTTATAAGAAACAAGGAAAGACACTGTATGATGCATTACAAGAAATTTTTGCTGAGTATGGTTATTATGCAGAAAAAACAATTTCATTGACTAAGGCTGGACAAGAAGGTTCTGCTCAAATTGCCGCTTTAATGAAATCTTTTAGAGAACAAACCCCAACTGAGTTTGCAGGTATCAAAGTAGTTCAGACGGAAGATTTTCAACAACTTATCCGTAAAAATGCAGCAGGCGACACTGAAAAAATTGCGTCACCACCGTCCGATGTTTTAAAATATACATTAGAAGACGAAAGTTGGCTGGCGATTCGTCCTTCCGGTACGGAACCCAAAATCAAATTTTATATTGGTGTAAAAGCTGATTCTGATGAACGTGCCGAACAAAAAATTGAGCTACTACAAGCTGCGATCAATGAAATCACTGAAAATTAG